A region from the Pseudomonas promysalinigenes genome encodes:
- a CDS encoding NEL-type E3 ubiquitin ligase domain-containing protein translates to MPIATHPAKLAHAADQFLAERMSAWLGSLSAQQVIDIRQAYQLHMASQRKIAAVLARLQPLDAFAKRMLETQLGRSMGLHIDLARAVWREERRQFTLKPDQLPVDHSYFVRMPALQKLMQNFQAGESFYSETALVYPADQAAGAAEQVLSKDSDGVVELCRSVDVGHQYQQHLAQLLTENFAREVATDIRLALALRTEIAASRRLIPSEELRVLRDLAQGRSPRHAVSTDVRCGPLQMLNSVLDGVLAVELSGSWLPSVSVPIEVKAVNGILLVMPDDPDNPVRHFATWGAVNTLLLVWMESPVKRHKLLQRVALQDRAAFMHTLNLRLLDDEPDLAPSLQRVDGALFETLAAAHLERIREDARFLAVPNADVDARQSRDRLALMQSVGLALVNLAGLFVPGVGQLLLADMVISTLREVCEGVADWSQGHQHEALGHMLAVAESVAVNAATAAGARLVAGAFTRSAWVDGLEPVINDEGEQRLWFNTLAPYVDPNPPSPLTTLDNGLLSDGTDHWWLQQGVYYRVRANSDQGPWRLLDARDPQAFGPALEFNGERAWRLTYERPLEWQGQALLLGRLWPPAQAFTDERAAQVMAVAGVDEALLRGLLVENRPLPVALRDTLERFAVDARVEHFLGAVASGAADTDAELWQWCVDHLGIQTLDLRAQSDTIVQQADELRERLFEHFANVYWADDPQRALLQRDFPGLPDAYAVSLLRHLSNEQRVAMRTGLRIPLAVAKQARQLLQVAQLTRMREGLYLRCSYRADQVRLVFALLSQAGRWPATQPLALHERSATGRLLASLHQPALAKPYPILVRAAGKFRLFGPTQAPLHGATGEPGELLELLLSCLSGADKARLGWAGADGAAKLRKALQGWLPRQREDMLRLLGMPDAGAPSNPVRRLPDGRVGYLLSGRMTGGGAAQNLLQSRIRALYPGFNEAEVQIYLELLLERPGSAYSNLLLQERQYRMLEQALAQWVSRARGDTASALRRQAALQLQRSWQLIGERIIDQWDVPQGLTLSLHDIPLRSLPHLPANTDFGHVAHLTLMGLSLDELPDGFLRCFTQLRWLNLGNNVLTSIPNDLAHLGQLRNLRLAGNQISVTVAGARALASLTRLRTLDLSYNPLGATSVQLQTMLRLEELNLRGTQLLALPEDLQQCAQLIVADLRDNHITGVSDAVLAAPERWRRTLLLEGNPLPEAISQRVGPPMRAIEAGAGTPPPTASTRGLWLEDSDEQYQARSALWDALNVEPGSQDFFQLLDALTGTQDFERVPADLRRRVWVVLEQAAGDTSLRDDLFSLAAHPRTCMDSVASCFSRLEVQVYVAQALRESPPQAGRLARLELARRLFRLDQVETLAREDMQVRRTQGQDVDEVEMSLAYRIGLARVLDLPGQPRTMHFPALSGVNQHHLDTAAMAVRHAETTDALARYVSQRDFWLDSLRSSHGQLFSEVEAPFWSQLEALDNSPSSSGDYLLAANRLADERQAAVKELALRLTREALAELPDPAS, encoded by the coding sequence ATGCCAATCGCCACCCACCCCGCGAAACTGGCCCATGCGGCCGATCAGTTTCTTGCTGAACGCATGAGCGCCTGGCTTGGTTCGTTGTCAGCACAGCAAGTCATCGATATACGGCAGGCTTACCAGTTGCACATGGCAAGCCAACGAAAGATTGCCGCTGTATTAGCAAGGTTGCAGCCATTGGACGCGTTCGCAAAGCGCATGCTCGAGACCCAACTGGGCAGGTCAATGGGGTTGCACATCGACCTGGCGCGCGCGGTCTGGCGGGAAGAGCGTCGTCAATTCACCCTCAAACCCGATCAATTGCCGGTAGACCACAGTTACTTCGTGCGCATGCCGGCCCTGCAAAAACTGATGCAGAACTTTCAGGCAGGCGAGTCGTTTTACAGCGAGACCGCCTTGGTGTACCCGGCTGATCAGGCCGCCGGGGCTGCGGAGCAGGTTTTGAGCAAAGACAGCGACGGTGTCGTTGAGCTGTGCCGTTCTGTGGATGTGGGCCACCAGTATCAGCAGCATCTGGCGCAGCTGCTGACTGAAAACTTCGCGCGGGAAGTGGCCACCGATATACGCCTGGCCCTGGCTTTGCGAACCGAAATCGCCGCCAGCCGCAGGCTGATACCGTCTGAAGAGCTAAGGGTATTGCGCGACTTGGCACAGGGTCGCTCACCCCGTCATGCAGTGAGCACTGACGTACGTTGCGGCCCGCTGCAGATGCTTAACAGTGTGCTCGATGGTGTGCTGGCAGTGGAGCTCAGCGGCAGCTGGCTGCCCAGCGTCAGTGTGCCGATCGAGGTCAAGGCGGTGAACGGAATATTGCTGGTTATGCCAGACGACCCGGACAATCCGGTTCGGCATTTCGCCACCTGGGGGGCGGTGAACACGCTGCTGTTGGTGTGGATGGAGTCGCCAGTAAAAAGACACAAGCTCCTGCAGCGCGTGGCGCTGCAGGATCGCGCGGCGTTTATGCACACACTGAACTTGCGTCTGCTCGATGATGAGCCAGACCTTGCGCCTTCGTTGCAAAGGGTGGACGGAGCGTTGTTCGAAACCCTTGCGGCGGCACATTTGGAGCGTATACGCGAGGATGCAAGGTTTCTGGCAGTGCCCAATGCCGATGTCGATGCGCGTCAGTCCCGCGATCGTCTCGCGCTCATGCAGTCGGTTGGGCTTGCTCTGGTGAACCTGGCGGGGCTCTTTGTGCCGGGAGTGGGTCAGCTGTTGTTGGCAGATATGGTCATTAGCACCCTGCGTGAAGTTTGCGAAGGCGTTGCCGATTGGTCGCAAGGCCACCAGCACGAAGCGCTGGGGCATATGCTCGCAGTGGCTGAGTCAGTTGCAGTCAATGCAGCCACAGCGGCGGGCGCCAGGCTTGTAGCGGGAGCCTTCACCCGCAGTGCCTGGGTCGACGGGCTGGAGCCTGTGATCAATGACGAAGGTGAGCAGCGGCTCTGGTTCAATACTCTGGCGCCGTATGTCGATCCCAACCCGCCCTCGCCACTGACGACGCTCGACAATGGCTTGCTCAGTGACGGGACTGACCACTGGTGGCTCCAGCAGGGGGTGTACTACCGAGTGCGGGCTAACAGTGACCAAGGCCCTTGGCGTTTACTGGATGCACGCGATCCACAGGCCTTTGGCCCGGCCTTGGAATTCAACGGAGAGCGAGCCTGGCGCCTGACCTACGAACGGCCTCTGGAATGGCAGGGCCAGGCTTTGTTGCTGGGGCGACTATGGCCGCCAGCGCAAGCCTTTACGGATGAGCGAGCTGCCCAGGTGATGGCGGTGGCAGGGGTGGATGAAGCCTTGCTGCGTGGCCTGTTGGTGGAAAATCGACCACTGCCGGTAGCCTTGCGCGATACCTTGGAACGCTTCGCGGTGGATGCCAGAGTCGAGCACTTCCTTGGCGCAGTAGCCAGCGGCGCTGCCGATACCGATGCCGAACTGTGGCAATGGTGCGTCGACCACCTGGGGATTCAGACGCTTGACCTGCGAGCGCAAAGCGACACCATCGTGCAGCAGGCTGATGAACTGCGCGAGCGCCTGTTCGAGCACTTCGCCAACGTTTATTGGGCTGATGACCCACAGCGCGCGTTGCTGCAGCGAGACTTTCCTGGCCTGCCCGATGCCTATGCCGTGAGCCTGCTCAGGCACCTGAGCAACGAGCAGCGTGTGGCAATGCGCACGGGTTTGCGCATACCGCTGGCAGTAGCCAAGCAGGCACGCCAGTTGCTGCAAGTGGCCCAACTGACCCGCATGCGCGAGGGCTTATACCTTAGGTGCAGCTATCGGGCGGATCAGGTCAGGCTAGTATTTGCCTTGTTGAGCCAGGCCGGGCGGTGGCCTGCAACACAGCCTTTGGCTTTACACGAACGTTCGGCCACGGGCAGGTTGCTCGCCAGTCTGCACCAGCCAGCGTTGGCTAAACCCTACCCGATACTGGTCAGGGCCGCCGGCAAATTCCGCCTCTTTGGCCCGACACAGGCTCCATTGCACGGCGCGACCGGTGAGCCAGGCGAGCTGCTGGAGCTGCTCCTGAGCTGCCTGAGCGGTGCAGACAAAGCGCGCCTCGGCTGGGCCGGTGCCGACGGTGCGGCGAAACTGCGCAAGGCACTGCAGGGCTGGCTACCACGGCAACGCGAGGACATGCTGCGGTTACTGGGCATGCCTGACGCGGGCGCACCGAGCAACCCAGTCCGGCGCCTGCCCGATGGTCGCGTCGGTTACCTGTTGAGCGGGCGGATGACTGGGGGTGGTGCTGCCCAGAACCTGCTGCAGTCTCGCATACGTGCGCTTTACCCCGGCTTCAACGAGGCCGAAGTGCAGATCTACCTGGAACTGCTGCTGGAGCGTCCGGGCTCTGCCTATAGCAACTTGCTGCTGCAAGAGCGCCAATACCGCATGTTGGAACAGGCCCTTGCACAATGGGTGAGCCGCGCGCGCGGTGATACCGCCAGTGCCCTGAGGCGGCAGGCCGCGCTGCAGCTTCAGCGCAGTTGGCAGTTGATAGGCGAGCGTATCATCGACCAATGGGATGTGCCCCAAGGGCTTACCCTGAGCCTGCACGACATCCCCTTGCGCAGCCTACCGCATCTGCCGGCCAACACAGATTTCGGCCATGTCGCGCACCTGACATTGATGGGCCTGAGCCTGGATGAACTTCCTGATGGGTTTCTGCGTTGCTTCACTCAACTGCGCTGGCTGAACCTTGGCAACAATGTTTTGACCAGTATCCCCAATGATCTCGCTCACCTTGGCCAGTTGCGCAACCTGCGCTTGGCTGGCAACCAGATCAGCGTCACCGTTGCCGGAGCCAGAGCGCTGGCAAGTCTCACCCGGTTGCGCACCCTGGACCTGAGCTACAACCCTTTGGGAGCCACCAGTGTGCAACTTCAGACAATGCTGCGGCTGGAGGAGTTGAACCTGCGGGGCACCCAGTTGCTGGCGCTGCCCGAAGATCTTCAACAGTGTGCCCAGCTGATCGTTGCCGATCTGCGCGACAACCACATCACGGGCGTCTCCGACGCTGTGCTTGCTGCGCCTGAACGTTGGCGCCGTACCCTTTTGCTGGAGGGTAATCCACTGCCAGAGGCTATCAGTCAACGTGTCGGCCCGCCGATGCGGGCAATCGAGGCGGGCGCGGGCACGCCACCGCCGACTGCCAGCACGCGGGGGCTGTGGTTGGAGGATTCGGATGAGCAGTATCAGGCCAGATCAGCGTTGTGGGACGCCCTGAACGTCGAGCCTGGCAGCCAGGATTTTTTCCAGCTGCTGGATGCGTTGACCGGAACCCAAGACTTTGAACGAGTGCCTGCAGACCTGCGCCGTAGGGTCTGGGTAGTGCTAGAGCAAGCCGCCGGCGACACCAGCCTGCGTGATGATCTGTTCAGCCTGGCTGCACACCCGCGTACCTGCATGGACAGTGTGGCGTCGTGCTTCAGCAGACTCGAAGTACAGGTCTATGTGGCGCAGGCGTTGCGCGAAAGCCCGCCACAGGCCGGCCGGCTAGCTCGCTTGGAACTGGCTAGACGCTTGTTCAGGCTTGATCAGGTAGAAACCCTGGCTCGCGAAGACATGCAAGTACGCCGAACTCAAGGCCAGGATGTCGATGAAGTTGAAATGAGCCTGGCCTACCGCATCGGTTTGGCGCGGGTACTGGACTTGCCAGGCCAGCCGCGCACCATGCATTTTCCAGCCCTTTCCGGGGTTAATCAGCATCATTTGGACACCGCGGCAATGGCTGTCCGGCACGCCGAGACCACCGACGCTTTGGCGCGGTACGTCAGCCAGCGAGATTTCTGGTTGGACAGCTTGCGCAGCAGCCATGGCCAGCTGTTCAGCGAGGTCGAAGCACCATTTTGGTCGCAACTCGAAGCCCTGGACAATTCACCTTCGAGCAGCGGCGACTATCTGCTTGCCGCCAACCGCCTGGCGGACGAGCGGCAGGCTGCGGTGAAGGAACTGGCGCTGCGCCTGACTCGAGAGGCTTTGGCCGAGCTGCCAGACCCTGCCAGCTAA
- a CDS encoding LysR substrate-binding domain-containing protein, translating to MNLFQLRAFDAVAREGSFTRAAERLFISQPAVTGHVKALEEHYQVTLLRRTARRVELTEEGIRLAAITRAMFGLAEQAQAMLEANRQLLTGRLEVAADGPHRVMPMLAQLRERYPGITVNLRLGNAQQTLAALLSEHADVAVLTEIAPRKGLYLQPLCQSRVCVLVPAGHPWASAKGDVPLAALHQQIMVLREPGSTTRRTFDKACLQAGVQPRVLLELDSREAVTEAVAAELGVGVVSSTEVANDPRVVARPLAGEGLVSQHWLGCLQRRSELRLIQAFLGLAAQ from the coding sequence ATGAACCTGTTCCAGTTGCGTGCCTTCGATGCGGTTGCCCGTGAGGGCAGCTTTACCCGCGCGGCAGAGCGGCTGTTCATCAGTCAGCCGGCGGTCACCGGTCATGTCAAAGCCCTGGAGGAGCACTACCAGGTCACCCTGTTGCGACGCACTGCACGTCGGGTGGAGTTGACCGAAGAGGGCATCCGCCTGGCCGCCATCACTCGCGCCATGTTCGGCTTGGCAGAGCAAGCCCAGGCCATGCTTGAGGCCAACCGACAATTACTGACCGGACGCTTGGAAGTGGCTGCCGATGGCCCACATCGGGTCATGCCCATGCTGGCGCAGTTGCGCGAACGCTACCCTGGCATCACGGTGAATCTGCGCCTTGGCAACGCTCAGCAGACACTGGCGGCATTGCTGTCCGAGCATGCCGACGTGGCGGTGCTGACCGAGATAGCGCCTCGCAAGGGGCTTTATTTGCAGCCGCTCTGCCAATCGCGCGTGTGTGTGTTGGTGCCCGCCGGGCATCCCTGGGCCAGCGCTAAAGGCGACGTGCCGCTGGCCGCGCTGCATCAGCAGATCATGGTGCTGCGCGAACCCGGCTCAACCACGCGCCGTACCTTTGATAAGGCGTGCCTGCAGGCGGGCGTGCAGCCAAGGGTGTTGCTGGAACTGGACAGCCGGGAAGCGGTTACCGAAGCGGTGGCAGCCGAGCTGGGTGTTGGGGTGGTTTCTTCCACCGAGGTGGCCAACGATCCAAGGGTGGTAGCGCGGCCATTGGCCGGTGAGGGGCTGGTCAGCCAGCACTGGCTCGGGTGCCTGCAACGGCGCAGCGAATTGCGCTTGATCCAAGCGTTTCTGGGCTTGGCAGCGCAGTGA
- a CDS encoding NEL-type E3 ubiquitin ligase domain-containing protein, giving the protein MTDHLIPASESTLSTATDAFISARLPDWLARASASQIAALRSRFTEYKASQARVQACTEQLLPLQAFAEQHLAGVLQKPLPAGVTFADLEWRVVTPRFDMGANLALPTYGYGEVRRNGLLQLMSNFPANASFYDGTGLVAPGSDLVLSGSAAQLVRACRALDVGARYQAELDTVFTQEALELLAQDKRAALKLACKVAALKGDISGAEELALSEIGQSDAEKFEGGLRAYPGMLHVLGRPTAEGLLIVLRDQTGLVRGVVLYLPGDPDKALRRFDTLDALNKAMATQLGSQAYRQYFSQLIGVDQRPGFIMTLGLRLQDAHPDLQLKGLAAQGELFAAMATVQVAHVKNDARLLLVPSADAQAAASRARHEAWQSAGLDLLNLAGFFIPVVGALLLGQLVVQTCSEVFEGISDWSRGHQHEALEHLLSVAETVVAGAVTVAGVSYLRSAFIAGLEPVSLAHGRSRLWHFDAANYQSVPGNIDLLEDGRYGYGGRRWMRMDGRYYEMHRPQPDGPYRLRHASTSGGYGPMVLHNGERSWRLLRDQPLTWQGPERMLDVLWPQHPPIEARQATQVMQVADVDEDALRGILVENRPTPVHLRQTLRAFQAHARVGTFFEHVRAQTLTASDIELLTWCEGQNRGGRGLDHVLADEAWLRPQLFSYLTGQPFAEDPMTALVHRDFPGLPSAYVSEVVSQASDLEREMARVERRLPLQCAKNARALLRLARLTRGLTGLYLSTAYSDVTGELVLTLLDSFDLQGLDIDLREGALDGRSIKHLGSGGQTEQERRLVWHEGTFTVYDGRGEALRATLGDPGCVFEAVAAALTPEQRSAMQIAGSASASQLRERLLARLPATHWGITRMLGWPEQGSWANPVRRLEHGRIGYPLSGRPGGLGTRQQATVRDQLRALYPSLTEQGLDDEQARLAQGPQPVFERLVQLQDDHEQLIEHLNRWVGAELQESQQAARRLTADSILRAWRLQAEANPSDQGQRLLLAGAHLRTLPALPPQIEFHRITALCLRDSPINEIPVDFLRPFSAVTDLNLSSNRLLRLPLGVGYLPSIRVLRLAHNQIRLDAATVEVLHSLPELVHLDLSYNPLEALNLRFNQLSRLATLNLRHCRLGAWPQRLELCGMLECADLRDNLLRDVPQEIQLMPYGFRRALLVERNPLPVAQLRNLYALDVIEVHGHPSESFPAVDLPSARALWAEHPTAQIQTTREALWQRLQEQPGSDALFRLLARLQFTADYLHAGAGREALMEGVWTLLGALDGDPVLCRQVFSQADVPLSCSDAVASQFSALQIWVRQALAQTANGHPSAQLVEFGRQLFRLDQLQSAAYREARQRSAAGQVVDQLAVDLALRVGLRERLNLPDQPRAMRYPDSAQLTQAQIDGVLQRVNRAQTLEALTDSLSRRDFWRHYLRQRHARMFEAIEADYTQRILRVQIQQPALPAAARHDQVENLQLLKDAETQRLFSGLTQSYLRAAERESA; this is encoded by the coding sequence ATGACGGATCACCTAATACCCGCGTCCGAATCGACCCTTAGCACTGCTACAGACGCTTTCATAAGTGCTCGGCTGCCTGATTGGCTGGCTCGGGCTTCGGCGTCCCAGATTGCCGCACTGCGTAGCCGCTTCACCGAGTACAAGGCAAGCCAGGCACGTGTGCAAGCCTGTACCGAGCAGCTGCTGCCTTTGCAGGCATTCGCCGAGCAGCATCTGGCCGGCGTGCTGCAAAAGCCTTTGCCCGCCGGGGTCACCTTTGCGGATCTGGAGTGGCGTGTGGTGACGCCACGCTTCGATATGGGGGCCAATCTGGCATTGCCGACCTACGGGTATGGCGAAGTAAGACGGAATGGTTTGCTGCAGCTGATGAGTAACTTCCCGGCCAATGCTAGCTTTTACGACGGAACCGGCCTAGTTGCGCCCGGCAGTGACCTGGTGCTGAGCGGTTCCGCAGCCCAGCTGGTCAGGGCGTGCCGCGCGCTTGACGTAGGTGCCAGGTACCAAGCGGAGCTTGATACGGTGTTCACACAGGAGGCCCTCGAGCTCTTGGCTCAAGACAAGCGAGCAGCCCTTAAGCTTGCTTGCAAAGTGGCTGCTCTGAAGGGGGATATCAGCGGCGCCGAGGAACTTGCACTGAGCGAGATAGGCCAGAGCGACGCCGAGAAGTTCGAGGGCGGCTTGCGGGCTTACCCTGGGATGCTGCACGTACTTGGGCGGCCAACCGCCGAGGGGTTGTTGATTGTATTGCGCGACCAAACGGGCTTGGTCAGGGGCGTTGTGCTGTACCTGCCTGGCGACCCAGACAAGGCGCTTCGGCGCTTCGATACTCTGGATGCGTTGAATAAGGCGATGGCGACCCAGCTGGGCAGCCAGGCCTATAGGCAGTATTTCAGCCAGCTGATCGGCGTGGACCAGCGGCCAGGTTTCATCATGACCCTTGGCTTGCGCCTGCAGGATGCCCACCCGGACTTGCAGCTCAAGGGGCTAGCTGCACAGGGCGAATTGTTCGCGGCGATGGCGACCGTGCAGGTTGCGCACGTGAAAAATGATGCCCGCCTACTGCTTGTACCCAGCGCCGATGCTCAGGCCGCCGCTTCACGTGCAAGGCACGAAGCTTGGCAATCGGCCGGTTTGGACTTGCTCAACCTGGCCGGCTTCTTCATCCCGGTGGTGGGTGCATTGCTGTTGGGACAGTTGGTGGTGCAAACCTGTTCGGAAGTTTTCGAAGGGATAAGTGATTGGTCCAGGGGCCACCAGCATGAAGCCCTGGAGCACTTACTGAGCGTTGCCGAAACTGTGGTGGCTGGCGCTGTGACCGTGGCCGGCGTCAGCTACCTGCGCAGCGCATTCATCGCGGGGTTGGAGCCTGTGAGCCTAGCGCACGGGCGCAGCCGCCTATGGCACTTCGACGCTGCCAATTACCAAAGCGTGCCAGGCAACATCGATCTGCTCGAAGATGGACGCTATGGCTATGGAGGGCGCCGCTGGATGCGCATGGACGGGCGCTACTACGAGATGCATCGACCACAACCTGACGGGCCGTACCGCTTACGCCATGCCTCCACGAGCGGTGGCTACGGGCCGATGGTGCTGCACAACGGCGAGCGCAGTTGGCGGCTGCTGCGTGATCAACCGCTGACATGGCAGGGGCCTGAGCGCATGCTCGATGTGTTATGGCCGCAGCATCCCCCCATCGAGGCGCGCCAGGCCACGCAAGTGATGCAGGTTGCCGATGTCGACGAAGATGCACTGCGCGGTATTCTGGTTGAGAACCGGCCAACGCCTGTGCATCTGAGGCAGACCCTGCGAGCCTTCCAGGCCCATGCGCGGGTTGGCACATTCTTCGAGCATGTACGCGCCCAGACTCTGACGGCTTCGGACATTGAGTTGTTGACATGGTGCGAGGGCCAGAATCGTGGTGGCAGAGGGTTGGACCACGTGCTGGCCGACGAGGCCTGGCTGCGCCCGCAACTGTTCAGCTACCTTACCGGGCAACCGTTCGCCGAAGACCCGATGACAGCACTGGTGCACCGGGATTTTCCCGGTTTGCCCTCAGCCTATGTCAGCGAAGTGGTTAGCCAGGCAAGTGATCTTGAACGCGAAATGGCCCGTGTCGAAAGGCGATTGCCGTTGCAGTGTGCAAAGAATGCGCGGGCACTGTTGCGCCTGGCCCGTCTGACCCGAGGCTTGACCGGCCTGTATTTGAGCACCGCCTACAGCGATGTGACAGGTGAGCTGGTGCTGACCTTGCTCGATAGCTTTGACCTTCAGGGGCTTGACATCGATTTGCGTGAGGGGGCACTGGATGGGCGCTCGATCAAACACCTGGGCAGTGGTGGGCAAACCGAGCAGGAACGCAGGCTGGTGTGGCATGAGGGCACCTTCACGGTCTACGACGGCCGTGGTGAGGCACTGCGCGCCACGCTTGGCGACCCAGGTTGCGTTTTCGAGGCTGTCGCTGCGGCACTCACGCCTGAGCAACGAAGCGCAATGCAAATCGCAGGCAGCGCTTCGGCGAGCCAGTTGCGTGAGCGCCTGCTGGCTCGGCTGCCCGCTACCCATTGGGGCATCACGCGTATGCTGGGGTGGCCCGAGCAGGGTAGCTGGGCGAACCCAGTGCGCCGCCTGGAGCATGGGCGCATTGGCTACCCGCTGAGCGGCCGCCCTGGAGGTCTGGGCACTCGACAGCAAGCGACTGTTCGAGATCAGTTGCGTGCTCTGTACCCAAGCTTGACTGAGCAAGGGCTCGACGACGAGCAGGCGCGCCTGGCACAAGGGCCGCAGCCTGTGTTCGAGCGGCTGGTGCAATTGCAGGATGATCACGAGCAGTTGATTGAGCACTTGAACCGTTGGGTGGGCGCGGAACTGCAGGAAAGCCAACAAGCTGCGCGCAGGTTGACCGCGGACAGCATCCTGCGGGCGTGGCGGCTTCAGGCTGAAGCCAACCCCTCTGACCAAGGGCAGCGTTTGCTTCTTGCTGGAGCGCACCTGAGAACGTTGCCAGCTTTGCCACCACAAATTGAATTTCATCGCATCACGGCACTGTGCCTGCGCGACTCGCCGATTAACGAGATCCCGGTCGATTTCCTGCGACCATTCAGTGCTGTGACCGACTTGAACCTGAGCAGCAACCGTTTGCTGCGCCTGCCGCTGGGGGTGGGTTATCTGCCGAGCATTCGCGTGTTGCGCCTGGCGCACAATCAAATTCGCCTGGATGCCGCTACCGTCGAGGTGCTTCATAGCTTGCCCGAACTTGTTCATCTGGATCTGAGCTACAACCCTCTGGAAGCGTTGAACTTACGCTTCAACCAGCTTTCCCGTCTCGCCACCCTGAACTTGCGCCATTGCCGATTGGGCGCCTGGCCGCAACGCCTGGAGCTATGTGGGATGCTTGAGTGCGCGGACTTGCGCGACAACCTGCTGCGCGACGTACCGCAAGAGATCCAGCTGATGCCCTATGGGTTTCGCCGTGCGTTGTTGGTCGAGCGCAACCCTTTGCCTGTCGCACAGCTTCGAAACCTGTATGCGTTGGACGTCATTGAGGTACATGGGCACCCATCAGAATCGTTTCCCGCCGTGGACCTGCCAAGCGCCAGAGCGCTGTGGGCGGAGCACCCGACCGCGCAGATTCAAACAACACGAGAGGCATTGTGGCAACGCTTGCAGGAACAACCCGGCAGCGACGCATTGTTCCGGCTGCTAGCGCGGTTGCAGTTCACGGCTGACTATCTACACGCCGGTGCTGGGCGTGAAGCACTGATGGAGGGTGTTTGGACGCTGTTGGGGGCGCTGGACGGCGATCCTGTGCTTTGCCGCCAAGTATTTAGCCAGGCCGATGTGCCACTGTCGTGTTCGGACGCGGTCGCCAGCCAGTTCAGTGCGCTGCAGATATGGGTCAGGCAAGCGCTGGCGCAAACCGCAAATGGGCACCCTAGTGCGCAGCTGGTGGAGTTTGGCAGGCAACTGTTCCGCTTGGATCAGCTGCAATCGGCAGCCTACCGTGAGGCCCGGCAACGGTCGGCCGCAGGGCAAGTCGTCGATCAGTTGGCAGTCGACTTGGCCCTCAGGGTCGGGCTGCGTGAGCGCTTGAACTTGCCGGATCAACCCCGTGCTATGCGCTATCCCGACTCAGCCCAGCTGACACAGGCCCAGATCGATGGCGTATTGCAGCGAGTGAATCGCGCGCAGACCTTGGAAGCCCTGACCGATAGCCTGAGCCGTCGTGATTTCTGGCGTCATTACCTGCGCCAACGGCACGCCCGGATGTTTGAAGCCATCGAGGCGGACTACACCCAGCGTATCCTCAGGGTGCAAATTCAACAGCCAGCTTTGCCTGCGGCTGCTCGTCATGACCAGGTCGAGAACCTACAACTGCTCAAAGATGCCGAGACGCAGCGCCTATTCAGCGGCTTGACGCAGTCTTATCTGCGTGCGGCAGAGCGTGAGAGTGCCTAG
- a CDS encoding AraC family transcriptional regulator, with product MSDKDTISMQLVREALLQTCPAAEPDASLLAGAGIAFEHLHQPQARVSAESYARLWRLLARRCNDEFFAMDPRGLRSGSLAFMCRASMGQPTLGAGIETALTFLSLMLQDMQPGLVRQQGLAEIVINEPREEPRRAFTYFTFWMIVHGVACWLAGRRIPILAIDLRCAEPPFCDDYRVMFSENLQFMRPRTRMIIPSECLQLPLRRTEQELQRFLAEIPGNILVKYRDPSSLGRRIRTDLLQLAPGQWPDADQLARQLCLSVSTLRRRLAEEGQTYQGLKDSVRRELAIAWLSGDDVAMGEIAERLGFADSSSFYKAFRKWFGCNPGHYRALIQARQTSH from the coding sequence ATGAGCGACAAAGACACCATTTCCATGCAGTTGGTGCGTGAAGCCTTGCTGCAGACCTGCCCCGCCGCAGAGCCTGACGCCAGCCTGCTGGCCGGGGCCGGCATTGCCTTCGAACACCTTCACCAGCCCCAGGCACGGGTCAGTGCCGAGTCCTATGCCCGCCTATGGCGCTTGCTGGCGCGCCGCTGCAACGATGAGTTCTTCGCCATGGACCCGCGAGGCCTGCGCAGCGGCAGCCTAGCGTTCATGTGCCGCGCCAGTATGGGGCAACCAACCCTCGGGGCTGGCATTGAGACCGCACTGACGTTTCTTTCGCTGATGCTGCAGGACATGCAGCCTGGCTTGGTACGCCAGCAGGGCCTGGCCGAAATCGTGATCAATGAGCCACGTGAAGAACCCCGTCGGGCCTTCACCTATTTCACTTTCTGGATGATCGTGCATGGCGTGGCGTGCTGGCTTGCGGGGCGGCGTATTCCGATTCTGGCTATCGATCTGCGCTGCGCCGAGCCGCCATTTTGCGATGATTACCGAGTCATGTTCTCCGAAAACCTTCAGTTCATGCGCCCGCGCACGCGCATGATTATTCCTTCAGAGTGCCTGCAATTGCCACTGCGGCGCACTGAGCAAGAGCTGCAGCGCTTTCTGGCCGAAATTCCCGGCAACATTCTGGTCAAGTACCGTGACCCGTCTAGCCTCGGGCGGCGTATCCGTACCGACCTGTTGCAATTGGCACCCGGGCAATGGCCCGATGCCGACCAACTTGCACGGCAGCTGTGCCTGTCAGTCTCGACCTTGCGCCGCCGTTTGGCCGAAGAGGGCCAGACCTACCAAGGCTTGAAAGACAGCGTGCGCCGTGAGTTGGCGATCGCCTGGTTGAGCGGGGACGATGTGGCAATGGGCGAAATCGCCGAGCGTCTGGGCTTTGCCGACAGCAGTTCGTTCTACAAAGCGTTTCGCAAGTGGTTTGGCTGCAACCCTGGGCACTATCGGGCCTTGATTCAGGCTCGACAGACCAGTCATTGA